TGTCAGTAGAGCTGAGATGGCTGGCGGGACGGGTTGATCCGTCTCCGTATCTCCTTGGGTTGCCCAGCAGGGCCTCCATGGGGCTGGGAGGTCTGCGACTTGGGGGCCTATCTCCCATATTCAGTGAAGAGCTATAGAGAGAGGGGTTGGAGGCCGCGGCAGGATTCAGAGGATCCAGCTTCACTTCGGTTTTGGTAGCTGAAGGACTCAGAGAATCCGGCTTCACGTCGTATCTGGAAGTTGTAATCCTCAGAGGATCTGGCTTCATGTCGTATCTGGAAGTTGTTATACTCACAGGATCTGGCTTCGTGACATATTTGGTAGTTGTAGTACTCACAGGATCTGGCTTCGTGACATATTTGGTAGTTGTAGTACTCACAGGATCTGGCTTCACGTCGTATTTGGAAGTTGTAGTATTAACAGGATCTGGCTTCACGTCGTATTTGGAAGTTGTAGTATTAACAGGATCTGGCTTTGTGACATATTTGGTAGTTGTAGTAGTCACAGGATCTGGCTTCACGACATATTTGGAAGTTGAGGTAGTCACAGGATCCAGCTTAACAACAGGTTTGGAGGGCAGTGGTGTGAAGGCTGACCCGCTAGGAGAACCTCCAGGCTTGGAGGTGCTGCCGCTGGGAGCTGAAAGTCCGCCACCTACTGAGCTTAAAACTTCCATTTTGGGATCTCCACTTTGCTCACACTCAGGGCTGCCCTGGAATGAAATCAACACCAACACAGGATAGTGTGAAGTTTTATAGAAGGTGAAGAGAAGAGACCGTGAGGAGAGATCAGTTTTCTTAGCTGGAGGACAATATGACCAGCTGACCTGACCTGTTATCAACCATAATCCTgttcacatttatatatattttaagagcaaacttacaATCTTTTTCTTGTTGTCAGTTTCACTTCCTGATGAGCCTGaactctgaaaaacaaacaggaaaaaaaaaaatgtattcacttATCCTCTGTCACCTTCACATTAGAAAAAATCTGATGATATTCCCATTTCATGAGTAATTAacctttttctccttcttcttcttctttttgtcctttttatctTCCTTGTCACTGCCACTGGAGCTATCAGATGAACTGGATGAACTTGAAGAACTGGAGCTTGAGTCCTGCTCAAATGTAAAGCATGGGACACTCCATCATCTatcttttgtaaataaaataaaaatgaatataaatgtttttccttGTGACAAGCTTTATTACCTTCTTTTTGtcctccttctttttcttcttcttcttgtctttcttcttctttttcttcttcttgtcatcATCACTGCTAGAAGAATCTGAGTCCTTGATGGATGTAAATATGGTAATGCTGTTactgtgttgctgtttgtttgttagtttgtttgtgtgtttatttgtatttttcatgtctttttaaaaaacaccacCCCTAACAGTAGAAaggaggattaaaaaaaaaattatttgagtTTCAAAAGATTTCAAAGtctgaattctgagaataaagtaagAATTCAAATTGTATTCTGAAATTTCAGAATTTCTACTTTGataataaagttggaataaattaAGTCAAATCTGAGAGAAAAGTCAGAAtcccaatttaaaaataataacattacaATTCTCAGAGTAAAATTTGAAATCTTTCAGAGAGATTAAAGTCAGAATCTTGATTTAAAAGcataaagtcaaaataaatgaGTCTGAGATCAATTCTGAGAATTCATTATAATTCTGATTTTGTGGTCATAATTCTCAGGTTAATCTCAATTTACTACTTCACTACCTACTACTTAATAAATCTTTaatcttagatttttaacttttaagaATAAAGTCGGAATAAATGAAATCAGGATATTGACTTTTAAATTAGAATTTTGATATTAAAGCCAGAATTTTGAGATTAAAGCCAGACTTTTGAGATTAAAGTCAGAATCCTGATTTAAAAGCATAAAGTAAGAATAAATAGAATCTAAGATAAATTCCGATAATTAAATCAGAATTCTGAATTCTCAGGTTCTCTCATAATCCTGATCTTGGAGTACATGGAATCAGAATTCagagaataaaataagaattCTGACATTAAAGCAAAAAATTCCAGCTTCAGAGTCAGAATTCTGATAATAAAGTTGGAATGCTGAGAATAATAGGAATAATTGAGAGCAGTTATTGAgatgattattttaataattcagATAAACA
This is a stretch of genomic DNA from Centropristis striata isolate RG_2023a ecotype Rhode Island chromosome 4, C.striata_1.0, whole genome shotgun sequence. It encodes these proteins:
- the LOC131970428 gene encoding mucin-2-like, whose product is MEVLSSVGGGLSAPSGSTSKPGGSPSGSAFTPLPSKPVVKLDPVTTSTSKYVVKPDPVTTTTTKYVTKPDPVNTTTSKYDVKPDPVNTTTSKYDVKPDPVSTTTTKYVTKPDPVSTTTTKYVTKPDPVSITTSRYDMKPDPLRITTSRYDVKPDSLSPSATKTEVKLDPLNPAAASNPSLYSSSLNMGDRPPSRRPPSPMEALLGNPRRYGDGSTRPASHLSSTDILKGPRPYQ